Proteins encoded together in one Papaver somniferum cultivar HN1 unplaced genomic scaffold, ASM357369v1 unplaced-scaffold_21, whole genome shotgun sequence window:
- the LOC113339321 gene encoding hydroquinone glucosyltransferase-like, translating to MEGEIYYQTKRLHIVMFPTPGMGHLIPITELAKQLIHHHKFSITLIIPSTGTPSAAMKFVLNGLPEAISYILLSPVNLDDQLKDAKGETRISIAMVRSLPYLREELIRITSSQHVAAFVIDLFGTDAFDVAKEFGIPPYIFFPCNANVLQLILNLSSLHESYSGEFKDLPQPLRLPGCVPIPGPEILAPLQDKTNDAYKWFLHHARRYGLAEGILVNTFVDLESRVLKVLMAEKQPGIPTIYPVGPLTRNNSIDKDFDDASECLKWLDNQPPESVLFVSFGSGGILSYEQIIELAYGLEMSAQIFLWVIKCPRAATVDASFSKHTSTDPFDFLPDGYVDRITGSGFLVPSWAPQIQILNHGSTGGFLSHSGWNSTLESIVCGVPMITWPLYAEQKMNVVMLVEDIGVAVRPKPDGNGLIGREEISRVVKALMMEGEGKILGNKIRELKDGADRVLSENGSSNKSLLEVVNKWKQPYN from the coding sequence ATGGAAGGAGAAATTTATTATCAAACTAAACGCCTCCATATAGTCATGTTTCCTACACCAGGTATGGGTCATCTAATCCCCATCACTGAGTTAGCCAAACAACTCATTCACCATCACAAATTTTCCATTACCCTCATAATTCCATCTACGGGTACTCCGTCCGCAGCAATGAAATTCGTCCTCAACGGCCTACCGGAAGCCATATCTTACATTTTGTTATCTCCTGTCAACTTAGATGACCAACTCAAAGATGCTAAAGGTGAGACAAGAATTTCAATCGCCATGGTCCGGTCGTTGCCGTATCTCCGTGAAGAATTGATACGCATAACGTCTAGTCAACATGTTGCTGCGTTCGTCATTGATCTCTTTGGTACTGATGCTTTTGATGTTGCAAAAGAATTTGGGATCCCGCCgtatattttctttccctgtaaTGCTAATGTATTGCAACTAATCTTGAATTTGTCTAGTCTTCATGAAAGCTATTCTGGTGAGTTCAAGGATCTGCCTCAACCACTTCGTCTTCCGGGTTGCGTTCCTATTCCTGGACCTGAAATTTTGGCACCCCTACAAGACAAGACAAATGATGCTTATAAATGGTTTTTGCATCACGCTAGACGGTATGGTTTGGCTGAAGGTATTTTAGTCAACACATTTGTTGATCTGGAATCACGTGTTTTGAAAGTATTGATGGCAGAAAAACAACCAGGAATACCGACCATTTACCCGGTTGGACCTCTTACAAGGAATAACTCAATTGACAAGGATTTTGATGATGCGTCAGAGTGTTTGAAGTGGTTGGATAATCAGCCACCTGAATCCGTCTTATTTGTATCGTTCGGCAGTGGTGGGATACTTTCTTATGAACAGATCATTGAATTGGCATATGGTTTAGAGATGAGTGCGCAAATTTTTTTGTGGGTCATCAAATGCCCGAGAGCAGCAACAGTCGATGCTTCTTTCTCCAAGCATACGAGTACGGACCCATTCGATTTCCTGCCTGATGGGTACGTAGATAGGATAACTGGCTCGGGATTCTTAGTACCGTCATGGGCGCCGCAAATCCAAATACTTAACCATGGGTCAACAGGAGGATTCTTAAGCCATAGTGGATGGAATTCGACGCTTGAGAGCATTGTTTGCGGCGTACCAATGATCACGTGGCCCCTTTATGCGGAACAAAAAATGAACGTGGTAATGTTGGTGGAGGATATAGGAGTTGCAGTTCGACCGAAGCCTGATGGAAACGGTTTGATCGGGCGAGAAGAGATCTCCCGAGTTGTTAAAGCACTGATGATGGAAGGAGAAGGAAAGATTCTTGGAAACAAGATTAGAGAACTTAAGGATGGTGCGGATAGAGTATTGAGTGAAAATGGATCATCTAACAAATCGCTTCTTGAAGTTGTAAACAAGTGGAAACAGCCTTACAACTAA